Proteins encoded in a region of the Catenulispora sp. EB89 genome:
- a CDS encoding TetR family transcriptional regulator, whose translation MPPQAGAQTGAQTGADATDPGGDSTRDRIVAAATAEFAQHGIAGARIERIAKAAKTSKERVYAHFRSKEALYRYVADRELAAVAEAARMDPADLPEYAGRIHDYFVRHPDRHRLMDWGRLEFPGTPDLDSPMHKTIRFKVEQLRRAQEAGQLDPAWEPLDILIFVHQIATAWAGQLGLASAEAGLVREPSPAARRAAIIAAVQRMFPAAEV comes from the coding sequence ATGCCCCCTCAGGCCGGCGCACAGACTGGCGCACAGACCGGCGCAGACGCCACCGACCCCGGCGGCGACTCCACCCGCGACCGCATCGTCGCGGCGGCCACGGCCGAGTTCGCGCAGCACGGGATCGCCGGCGCCCGCATCGAACGGATCGCGAAGGCGGCGAAGACGAGCAAGGAACGCGTCTACGCGCACTTCCGGAGCAAGGAAGCGCTCTACCGGTACGTCGCCGACCGGGAACTGGCCGCGGTGGCCGAGGCGGCCCGCATGGACCCGGCCGACCTGCCCGAGTACGCCGGACGGATCCACGACTACTTCGTCCGACACCCCGACCGGCACCGGCTGATGGACTGGGGCCGGCTGGAGTTCCCCGGAACCCCCGATCTGGACAGCCCCATGCACAAGACCATCCGGTTCAAGGTGGAGCAGCTGCGCCGGGCCCAGGAGGCCGGGCAGCTGGATCCCGCCTGGGAGCCCCTCGACATCCTGATCTTCGTGCACCAGATCGCCACCGCCTGGGCCGGGCAGCTCGGCCTCGCTTCGGCGGAGGCCGGGCTGGTGCGCGAACCTTCGCCGGCGGCCCGGCGCGCGGCGATCATCGCCGCGGTGCAGCGCATGTTCCCGGCCGCCGAGGTCTAG
- the hpnE gene encoding hydroxysqualene dehydroxylase HpnE, translating into MSVAIVGGGLAGISAAVALQEAGIDVELYEARPRLGGATHSFQRAGSDGGPDLTVDNGQHVMLRAFTAYRGLLDRLGTGDGIDIQDRFDLRVLTPDERPAARLRRTGLPGPLHLLPALAKYSLLTPAERLRAASASLAMGKLDPADPALDAISLGDWLDQHGQDDRTRRYLWELFVTAALNCGVDEASLGLSAMVIQTALLGSSTAADIGVPRIPLGELHGRAAEKKLRGVHLKTKVEQVVSGTRLVVDGFPVDAEAVIVAVPHPAAAALVPQAACPDRERWAGLASSPIVDVHVLYDRPVMDTSFAAVVDSPVQWVFDRTAAAGLGQTHGQYVSSVVSAAGQWIDAPVAQIRETFLPALAEVLPRTRRAEVTEFFVTRERHATFRQAPGSAALRPPAATGVPGLFLAGAWTATGWPDTMEGAVRSGLTAAALCRRHLQKGTDR; encoded by the coding sequence GTGAGCGTCGCGATCGTCGGCGGCGGCCTGGCCGGGATCTCGGCGGCCGTCGCCCTGCAGGAAGCCGGGATCGACGTGGAGCTGTACGAGGCGCGCCCGCGCCTCGGCGGCGCCACGCACTCCTTCCAGCGGGCCGGCTCCGACGGCGGCCCGGACCTGACGGTCGACAACGGCCAGCACGTCATGCTGCGCGCCTTCACCGCCTACCGGGGCCTGCTCGACCGCCTCGGCACCGGCGACGGCATCGACATCCAGGACCGCTTCGATCTGCGGGTCCTGACCCCGGACGAGCGGCCCGCGGCCCGGCTGCGCCGCACCGGTCTGCCCGGCCCTCTGCACCTGCTCCCGGCCCTGGCCAAGTACTCCCTGCTCACCCCGGCCGAGCGGCTGCGCGCCGCCTCGGCCTCGCTGGCGATGGGCAAACTGGACCCCGCCGACCCGGCCCTGGACGCGATCAGCCTCGGCGACTGGCTCGACCAGCACGGCCAGGACGACCGCACCCGCCGCTACCTGTGGGAGCTGTTCGTCACCGCCGCCCTGAACTGCGGTGTCGACGAGGCCTCGCTCGGGCTGTCGGCGATGGTGATCCAGACCGCGCTGCTCGGCAGCTCCACCGCCGCCGACATCGGCGTCCCCCGCATCCCCCTCGGGGAGCTGCACGGCCGCGCCGCCGAGAAGAAGCTGCGCGGCGTGCACCTGAAGACCAAGGTCGAGCAGGTCGTCTCCGGGACCCGGCTGGTCGTCGACGGCTTCCCGGTGGACGCCGAGGCGGTGATCGTCGCGGTGCCGCACCCGGCCGCCGCCGCGCTGGTGCCGCAGGCCGCGTGCCCGGACCGGGAGCGCTGGGCCGGGCTGGCGTCCTCGCCGATCGTCGACGTGCACGTGCTCTACGACCGGCCGGTGATGGACACCTCCTTCGCCGCGGTCGTCGACTCGCCGGTGCAGTGGGTCTTCGACCGCACCGCCGCCGCCGGACTCGGCCAAACCCACGGCCAGTACGTCAGCAGCGTCGTCTCGGCCGCCGGGCAGTGGATCGACGCGCCGGTCGCGCAGATCCGCGAGACGTTCCTGCCGGCGCTCGCCGAGGTGCTGCCGCGCACCCGGCGCGCGGAGGTCACCGAGTTCTTCGTCACCCGGGAGCGGCACGCGACGTTCCGCCAGGCCCCGGGCTCCGCGGCCCTGCGCCCGCCGGCCGCGACCGGCGTACCAGGGCTTTTCCTCGCCGGCGCGTGGACCGCCACGGGCTGGCCCGACACCATGGAGGGCGCGGTGCGCAGCGGGCTGACGGCCGCCGCCCTGTGCCGTCGCCACCTGCAGAAAGGCACCGACCGATGA
- the shc gene encoding squalene--hopene cyclase, whose amino-acid sequence MTDVIDKAVSASGSSDSSGSPGASEAAATLKAAADHLLGLQNAAGWWKGELETNVTMDAEDLLLRQFLGIRTAEETAEAAAWIRSQQRADGTWANFFDGPADLSTTIEAYAALRMAGDPQDAAHMAAARTFILESGGIEASRVFTRIWLALFGEWPWSDLPVMPPELIYLPKWFPLNVYDWACWARQTVVPLTIVNALRPVRELGFDLSELRTGRRTPAKRGFFTTLDRALHVYERRPLRSVRDAALRRSAEWIIARQEADGSWGGIQPPWVYSLMALNLLGYGVDHPVMRKGIEGLNGFIIRDERGRRLEACQSPVWDTVLAMTALRDADLPEDHPALVKAADWVLGEEITNPGDWSVRRPKVAPGGWAFEFDNDGYPDTDDTAEVLLALNRVAHPDAAPAIRRGVEWLEGMACKDGGYGAFDADNTRTLALKLPFCDFGAVIDPPTADVTAHTLEAYAALGRGGSTASRRALDWLVREQESDGSWFGRWGANHVYGTGAVVPALVAAGVDPEDEMIRRAVRWLEEHQNDDGGWGEDLRSYRDKRWVGRGVSTASQTAWALLALLAAGEERGMAVEAGVRFLTRTQRADGTWDEDHFTGTGFPGDFYLNYHLYRLVFPISALGRYVKALS is encoded by the coding sequence GTGACAGACGTCATCGACAAGGCCGTGAGCGCGAGCGGGTCCTCCGACTCCTCCGGTTCCCCCGGAGCCTCCGAGGCCGCCGCGACGCTCAAGGCCGCCGCCGACCACCTGCTCGGCCTGCAGAACGCCGCCGGCTGGTGGAAGGGCGAACTCGAGACGAACGTCACGATGGACGCCGAGGACCTGCTGTTGCGCCAGTTCCTCGGGATCCGCACCGCCGAGGAGACCGCCGAGGCCGCCGCCTGGATCCGCTCCCAGCAGCGCGCCGACGGCACCTGGGCCAACTTCTTCGACGGCCCGGCCGACCTGTCGACGACCATCGAGGCCTACGCCGCGCTGCGGATGGCCGGCGATCCGCAGGATGCCGCGCACATGGCCGCCGCACGCACTTTCATCCTGGAGTCCGGCGGCATCGAGGCCAGCCGGGTCTTCACCCGGATCTGGCTGGCGCTGTTCGGCGAATGGCCGTGGTCGGACCTGCCGGTCATGCCGCCGGAGCTCATCTACCTGCCGAAATGGTTCCCGCTGAACGTCTACGACTGGGCCTGCTGGGCCCGGCAGACCGTGGTGCCGCTGACCATCGTCAACGCCCTGCGTCCGGTGCGCGAGCTCGGCTTCGACCTCAGCGAGCTGCGGACCGGCCGCCGCACCCCGGCCAAGCGCGGCTTCTTCACCACGCTGGACCGCGCGCTGCACGTCTACGAACGGCGCCCGCTGCGCTCCGTCCGCGACGCCGCCCTGCGCCGTTCCGCCGAGTGGATCATCGCGCGGCAGGAGGCCGACGGGTCCTGGGGCGGGATCCAGCCGCCGTGGGTGTACTCGCTGATGGCGCTGAACCTGCTCGGCTACGGCGTCGACCACCCGGTGATGCGCAAGGGCATCGAGGGCCTGAACGGGTTCATCATCCGCGACGAGCGCGGACGCCGCCTGGAGGCGTGCCAGTCCCCGGTGTGGGACACCGTCCTGGCGATGACCGCGCTGCGCGACGCCGACCTGCCCGAGGACCACCCGGCCCTGGTCAAGGCCGCCGACTGGGTGCTCGGCGAGGAGATCACCAACCCCGGCGACTGGTCGGTGCGGCGCCCCAAGGTCGCCCCCGGCGGCTGGGCCTTCGAGTTCGACAACGACGGCTACCCCGACACCGATGACACCGCCGAGGTGCTGCTCGCGCTGAACCGCGTCGCGCACCCGGACGCGGCCCCCGCGATCCGCCGGGGCGTCGAATGGCTGGAGGGCATGGCCTGCAAGGACGGCGGCTACGGCGCCTTCGACGCCGACAACACCCGCACCCTGGCGCTCAAGCTGCCGTTCTGCGACTTCGGCGCGGTCATCGACCCGCCGACCGCCGACGTCACCGCGCACACGCTGGAAGCGTACGCGGCGCTGGGACGCGGCGGCTCGACCGCCTCGCGGCGCGCGCTGGACTGGCTGGTCAGGGAGCAGGAGAGCGACGGGTCGTGGTTCGGGCGCTGGGGCGCCAACCACGTCTACGGCACCGGCGCCGTGGTCCCGGCACTGGTCGCAGCTGGCGTCGATCCGGAGGACGAGATGATCCGCCGGGCCGTCCGCTGGCTGGAGGAGCACCAGAACGACGACGGCGGCTGGGGCGAGGACCTGCGTTCCTACCGCGACAAGCGGTGGGTCGGGCGCGGGGTGTCGACCGCGTCGCAGACCGCGTGGGCGCTGCTGGCGTTGCTGGCGGCGGGGGAGGAGCGAGGGATGGCGGTCGAGGCCGGAGTCCGGTTCCTGACTCGCACGCAGCGCGCGGACGGGACCTGGGACGAGGACCACTTCACCGGCACCGGCTTCCCCGGCGACTTCTACCTGAACTACCACCTGTACCGGCTGGTGTTCCCGATCAGCGCGCTGGGCCGCTATGTGAAGGCCCTGTCATGA
- a CDS encoding aldo/keto reductase — protein sequence MRQRTLGTQGLAVSELGYGAMGLTMAYGPGDEPEGVAALQRAHDLGVTFFDTAELYGYGTGSNEILVGAAVKGFRDEVVLATKFGFDLSTRPAPGTPIGLNSRPDNIRRVADASLRHLGTDHIDVLYQHRVDPGVPIEDVAGTVKELIDAGKVKYFGLSEAGPETIRRAHAVQPVSVLQTEYSLFERDAEQLFPTLDELGIGFVAYSPLGRGFITGAAKPADQYDETDIRNIDPRWQPGNFEKNVEAVDRLTRLAAGKGSTVAQLALAWLLTRGEHIVPIPGTRSRARMEENIGAADVVLSEADLAAVDEILPHGGFGARYQEASLPTWI from the coding sequence ATGCGACAGCGGACACTCGGTACCCAGGGACTGGCGGTCTCCGAGCTCGGCTACGGCGCGATGGGCCTGACCATGGCCTACGGCCCGGGCGACGAGCCGGAAGGCGTCGCCGCCCTCCAGCGCGCCCACGACCTGGGCGTCACCTTCTTCGACACCGCCGAGCTCTACGGCTACGGCACCGGGTCCAACGAGATCCTGGTCGGCGCGGCGGTCAAGGGCTTCCGCGACGAGGTGGTCCTGGCCACCAAGTTCGGCTTCGACCTCTCGACCCGGCCCGCGCCGGGCACCCCGATCGGCCTGAACAGCCGGCCCGACAACATCCGCCGGGTCGCCGACGCGAGCCTGCGCCACCTCGGCACCGACCACATCGACGTCCTCTACCAGCACCGCGTCGACCCCGGCGTGCCGATCGAGGACGTCGCCGGCACCGTCAAGGAACTCATCGACGCCGGCAAGGTCAAGTACTTCGGCCTGAGCGAGGCCGGACCCGAGACGATCCGCAGGGCGCACGCCGTGCAGCCGGTCTCCGTCCTGCAGACCGAGTACTCCCTGTTCGAGCGGGACGCCGAGCAGCTCTTCCCGACCCTGGACGAACTCGGCATCGGCTTCGTCGCCTACTCCCCGCTCGGCCGCGGCTTCATCACCGGCGCCGCCAAGCCCGCCGACCAGTACGACGAGACCGACATCCGCAACATCGACCCGCGCTGGCAGCCCGGCAACTTCGAGAAGAACGTCGAGGCCGTCGACCGGCTCACCCGGCTCGCCGCGGGCAAGGGCAGCACCGTGGCGCAACTCGCCCTGGCCTGGCTGCTGACGCGCGGCGAGCACATCGTGCCGATCCCCGGTACCCGCAGCCGCGCGCGGATGGAGGAGAACATCGGCGCCGCGGACGTCGTCCTGTCCGAGGCCGACCTCGCCGCCGTCGACGAGATCCTGCCGCACGGCGGGTTCGGCGCGCGCTATCAGGAAGCTTCGCTCCCCACCTGGATCTGA
- a CDS encoding polyprenyl synthetase family protein → MTVVPHAVTAGREMVEAAMRAAVERLDPRMRRVAAYHFGWVEADGSAPQGPTGGKALRPAMALLSGRAAGADMARVVPAAVAVEFVHAFSLLHDDVMDNDRMRRHRPAAWTVFGVPAAILAGDALLALAEEVLLDRGTAGAHRAARHIAATTRKLIAGQALDLGFETRTDVTLDECTVMSMDKTAALFACSCSIGAVLAEAPNRLALALSGFGEDLGLAFQLVDDLLGIWGEPEVTGKPVLNDLRSRKKSLPVTAALGSGTPAAGRLALLYTQSEPLTEPQLVEAASLIEEAGGRAWAENAADARIAAAQDRLATADIPDDVRDEFLAVARFVTHRDN, encoded by the coding sequence ATGACAGTCGTCCCGCACGCCGTGACCGCCGGCCGCGAAATGGTGGAGGCGGCGATGCGCGCCGCCGTCGAACGGCTGGACCCCCGGATGCGCCGGGTCGCCGCCTACCACTTCGGGTGGGTCGAGGCCGACGGCTCGGCGCCGCAGGGCCCGACCGGCGGCAAGGCCCTGCGACCGGCGATGGCGCTGCTGTCCGGCCGCGCCGCCGGCGCCGACATGGCGCGCGTGGTGCCGGCCGCGGTCGCGGTCGAGTTCGTGCACGCCTTCTCGCTGCTGCACGACGACGTCATGGACAACGACCGCATGCGCCGGCACCGCCCGGCCGCCTGGACCGTCTTCGGCGTCCCGGCCGCGATCCTGGCCGGCGACGCGCTGCTGGCGCTGGCCGAGGAGGTGCTGCTGGACCGCGGCACCGCCGGCGCGCACCGCGCCGCCCGCCACATAGCCGCCACCACCCGCAAGCTGATCGCCGGCCAGGCCCTCGACCTGGGCTTCGAGACCCGGACCGACGTCACCCTCGACGAGTGCACCGTGATGTCGATGGACAAGACCGCGGCGCTGTTCGCCTGCTCCTGCTCGATCGGCGCGGTGCTGGCCGAGGCCCCGAACCGGCTGGCGCTGGCGCTGTCCGGGTTCGGCGAGGACCTGGGCCTGGCCTTCCAGCTCGTCGACGACCTGCTCGGCATCTGGGGCGAGCCGGAGGTGACCGGCAAGCCGGTGCTGAACGACCTGCGCTCGCGCAAGAAGTCGCTGCCGGTGACCGCGGCCCTCGGGTCCGGCACCCCGGCCGCCGGGCGGCTGGCGCTGCTGTACACGCAGTCCGAACCGCTCACCGAGCCGCAGCTGGTCGAGGCGGCTTCGCTGATCGAGGAGGCCGGAGGCCGGGCCTGGGCCGAGAACGCCGCCGACGCCCGGATCGCCGCCGCCCAGGACCGGCTGGCCACCGCCGACATCCCCGACGACGTGCGGGACGAGTTCCTCGCCGTCGCGCGCTTCGTCACCCATCGGGACAACTAG
- the hpnH gene encoding adenosyl-hopene transferase HpnH, giving the protein MGMPVRQSVRIGSYILGNKLRRREKFPLLVELEPLFACNLACAGCGKIQHPAAELKKRMPIEQALAAMRECGAPMVSIAGGEPLMHPQIGELVDELVKMKRYVFLCTNALLIPKKLDRFKPSRYFTWVVHLDGLRERHDESVCKEGVFDEAVAAVRELRRRGFRVTTNTTIFDTDSPQDVIDILDYLNDDLRVDQMMISPGYAYEKAPDQEHFLPVKQTRELFRKAFADGNRQRWRLNHSPLFLDFLEGKTDFPCTAWAIPSYSLYGWQKPCYLMSDGYAATYKELLEETDWDSYGRGNDPRCANCMAHCGYEPTAVFATLGSLRESVRALREG; this is encoded by the coding sequence ATGGGAATGCCGGTCCGCCAGAGCGTCCGCATCGGAAGCTACATCCTGGGCAACAAACTGCGCCGCCGCGAGAAGTTCCCCCTCCTGGTGGAGCTGGAACCGCTGTTCGCCTGCAACCTGGCCTGCGCCGGCTGCGGCAAGATCCAGCACCCCGCGGCGGAGCTGAAGAAGCGCATGCCGATCGAGCAGGCGCTCGCCGCGATGCGCGAATGCGGGGCGCCGATGGTCTCCATCGCCGGCGGCGAGCCGCTGATGCACCCGCAGATCGGCGAACTCGTCGACGAACTGGTGAAGATGAAGCGCTACGTGTTCCTGTGCACGAACGCGCTCCTGATCCCGAAGAAGCTGGACCGCTTCAAGCCCTCGCGCTACTTCACGTGGGTGGTCCACCTGGACGGCCTGCGCGAACGGCACGACGAGTCGGTCTGCAAGGAAGGCGTCTTCGACGAGGCCGTGGCCGCCGTCCGCGAACTGCGCCGCCGCGGCTTCCGCGTGACGACGAACACGACCATCTTCGACACGGACTCGCCCCAGGACGTGATCGACATCCTGGACTACCTGAACGACGACCTGCGCGTCGACCAGATGATGATCAGCCCCGGCTACGCCTACGAGAAGGCCCCGGACCAGGAGCACTTCCTGCCGGTGAAGCAGACCCGCGAGCTGTTCCGCAAGGCGTTCGCCGACGGCAACCGCCAGCGCTGGCGCCTGAACCACAGCCCGCTGTTCCTGGACTTCCTGGAGGGCAAGACCGACTTCCCCTGCACGGCCTGGGCCATCCCGAGCTACTCGCTGTACGGCTGGCAGAAGCCCTGCTACCTGATGTCGGACGGCTACGCGGCGACGTACAAGGAGCTGCTGGAGGAGACCGACTGGGACAGCTACGGCCGCGGCAACGACCCGCGCTGCGCGAACTGCATGGCGCACTGCGGGTACGAGCCGACCGCCGTGTTCGCCACGCTCGGCTCACTGCGCGAGTCGGTGCGGGCGCTGCGGGAGGGTTAG